From the Oncorhynchus clarkii lewisi isolate Uvic-CL-2024 unplaced genomic scaffold, UVic_Ocla_1.0 unplaced_contig_9947_pilon_pilon, whole genome shotgun sequence genome, the window atacagtgaattataagtgaaataatctgtctgtaaacaattattgtaaaaattacttgtgtcatgcaaagtagatgtcctaactggcCAAAAATAtggttgaaaaacacattttaatgactccaacctaagtgtatgtgaatgtccgacttcagctgtaggtctataatagtttgggtctagattgtctcgccatttgaagagggggatgaccatggcagctttccaatctttggagatctcagacgatacgaagagaggttaaacatcttggccatgttctgttataatctccacccggcacagccagaagaggactggccatcccacatatgctctctctaattctctctttctttctctctctcggaggacctgagccctaggaccatgccccaggaatacctgacatgatgactccttgctgtccccagtccacctgactgtgctgctgctccagtttcaactattctgccttattattattcgaccatgctggtcatctatgaacatttgaacatcttgaccatgttttgttataatctccacccggcacagccagaagaggactggccaccccacatagcctggttcctctctaggtttcttcctaggttttggcctttctagggagtttttcctagccaccgtgcttctacacctgcattgcttgctgtttggggttttaggctgggtttctgtacagcactttgagatatcagctgatgtacgaagggctatataaataaatttgatttgatttgatatttagagggcaagttggtcaggatgatatctatgagggtgcccatggttacggatttagggttgtacctggtaggttccttgataatttgtgtgagattgagggcatctagcttagattgtaggatggccggggtgttaagcatatcccagtttaggtcacctaacagtacgaactctgaggatagatggggggcaatcagttcacatttggtgtccagggcacagctgggggctgaggggggtctataacaagcggcaacagtgagaattatttctggaaaggtggatatTTAAAAGTAGAAGCACAAATTGTTTGTGCACAGACTTGGAATgaatgacagaactctgcaggctatctctgcagttctatcttgtcggaaaatgttatagttggggatggacatttcaggagttttggtggccttcctaaggcTCGGCTAGGACATCAGAGTTGGTCGAGTGTGCTAAAGcaatgaataaaacaaacttagggaggatgcttctgatgttgacatgcatgaaaccaaggcttatACGGTTAcggaagtcaacaaatgagagcgcctgggtaATAGGTGTAgtactgggggctacagggcctgggttaacctctacatcaccagaggaacagaggaggagtaggatacaGGTACGGCTAAAGgatataagaactggtcgtctagtgcgttggggacagagaataaaagaagcagatttctgggcgtggtagaatagattcaaggcataatgtacagacaagggtatggtaggatgtgagtacagtggaggtaaacctaggcattgaatgacgatgagagaggttgcgtctctggaggcaccagatatgccaggtgaggtctctgcatgtgtggagGGTGCGaaaaaagagctatctaaggcatttaGGGCGGGGCTTGGGGCTCTAtagtgaaaaaaaaaacaataatagctaACCTatacagcagtagacaaggcatattgacattagggagaggcatgtgtagccgagtgatcatagggtctaATGAGCAGCAATATGTGAGTCAGTGAGCCATTCGGTAGTcgctactacgctaggcgagctggagataCAGCAattcagaaagctagcgggccggggccaGCAGATGGGTCTTTTGTGATGTCGCAACGGGAaaaagcctgttgaaaccaccccggacgattacgtcggcagaccagtcgtgatggatcggtggggctccgtgtcggcaataaggggtccaggccaattggcaaaagaggtattgtagcccaagaattagcgagctgcgatgatccggtatAATgatccagagcttgcggtaggaatccagagatgtggtagagaaaaagctgTCCGATATGCTccgggttgatatcgcgctgtgcagactggcaggtattaacCGAGCTGAGGCTGGTTGGTGTCCGAGTTAACGGTGAAGACCGCTAGcggtggctaactgactactagctagtagctagttagctggctagcttctgatgggggtTCCGGATCTAGTATAAAAAATatcagatccacaccacattgggtgaggcgagttgcaggagagtatattcagtccgtagatggaaagtgagattaaaatatatacgaAATATATATGGAAAAAAACTAGGAAAACGATTATTTTcacgggacaagacaaaacacacttccgactgctacgccatcttggataatAGGATACGAGTTAGGGTTAGActttgatatcattacagtccaAGGGAACAAAGTCATTGTAATATCATAATGATACATTATGATAACATTGTAATAGCATTGTAATAACATTGTAATAGCAGAATTGTAATCATATTGTGATAACATTGTAATAACATAGTAACTATGCTAACATTGATAACCTAATAATAACATTGTGATATTATAATAGCATTTAATAACCTCATAGTAACATTGTGataacattaaaataacattgtgATACCCTTATAATAATATTGAAATAATATGATAACGTTGTGATTACCTTATAATAACATTGCAATAACATAATAACATTGAATATAACCTTATCATAACCTTGTCATAACCTTAGCTGTCCCTGTGTCTTGTCAAGGAGTAGGGTaaagttgcccctagatgctgatcttgagtcagtttagcattttctcAACTAATGGTTAAAGGTGCAATATacaagattttttgttgttgaatttttgcattgtcatttcagaaatgtctaagacactgcatctcagtgctagaggcgtcactacagaccctggttcagcggtctaaggcactgcatctcagtgctagaggcgtcactagagaccctggttcagcggtctaaggtactgcatctcagtgctagaggcgtcactacagaccctggttcagcggtctaaggcactgcatctcagtgctagaggcgtcactagagaccctggttcagcggtctaaggtactgcatctcagtgctagaggcgtcactacagaccctggttcagaggtctaagacactgcatctcagtgctagaggcgtcactacagaccctggttcagcggtctaaggcactgcatctcagtgctagaggcgtcactacagaccctggttcagaggtctaagacactgcatctcagtgctagaggcgtcactacagaccctggttcagcggtctaaggcactgcatctcagtgctagaggcgtcactacagacactggttcagaggtctaagacactgcatctcagtgttagaggggtcactacagaccctggttcagcggtctaagacactgcatctcagtgttaaaggcgtcactacagaccctggttcagaggtctaagacactgcatctcagtgttagaggggtcactacagaccctggttcagcggtctaagacactgcatctcagtgttaaaggcgtcactacagaccctggttcagaggtctaagacactgcatctcagtgttagaggggtcactacagaccctggttcagcggtctaagacactgcatctcagtgttaaaggcgtctctacagaccctggttcagaggtctaagacatctcagtgctagaggcgtcactacagacactggttcagaggtctaagacactgcatctcagtgttagaggggtcactacagaccctggttcagcggtctaagacactgcatctcagtgttaaaggcgtcactacagaccctggttcagaggtctaagacactgcagtgctagaggcgtcactacagacactggttcagaggtctaagacactgcctctcagtgctagaggcgtcactacagaccctggttcagaggtctaagacactgcatctcggtgctagaggcgtcactacagacactggttcagcggtctaagacactgcatctcagtgctagaggcgtcactacagaccctggttcagaggtctaagacactgcatctcagtgttagaggggtcactacagaccctggttcagcggtctaagacactgcatctcagtgttaaaggcgtctctacagaccctggttcagaggtctaagacatctcagtgctagaggcgtcactacagacactggttcagaggtctaagacactgcatctcagtgttagaggggtcactacagaccctggttcagcggtctaagacactgcatctcagtgttaaaggcgtctctacagaccctggttcagaggtctaagacatctcagtgctagaggcgtcactacagacactggttcagaggtctaagacactgcctctcagtgctagaggcgtcactacagaccctggttcagaggtctaagacactgcatctcggtgctagaggcgtcactacagacactggttcagcggtctaagacactgcatctcagtgctagaggcgtcactacagaccctggttcagcgttctaaggcactgtatctcagtgctagaagcatcactacagacaccctggttcaaatccaggctgtgtcacaaccggccgtgaccaggagtcccagagcacaattggcccagtgtcgtccggtgtaggccgtcattgtaaatataaatgtttcttaactgacttgcctaattttTTATTTGTCTGTTatctgagaacacgttctcatttacagcaacgacctggggaatagttacagggatgAATGAGCcgattgtaaactggggattaatAGGTGACcttgatggtttgagggccagattgggaattcagccaggacaccagggttaacacccctactcttacaataagtgccatgggatctttaatgacctcagagagtcaggacacccgtttaacgtcccatccgaaagatggcaccctacacagggcagtgtccctaatctctgccctggggcattgggatatatttttagaccagaggaaagagtgcctactactggccctccaacaccacttcctgcagcatctggtctcccttccagggaccgaccaggaccaaccctgcttagcttcagaagcaagccagcagtggtatgcagggtggtattctGGGTGGTATGCTGGCTGGTATGCTGgctggtatgcagggtggtatgctgggtggtatgcagggtggtatgcagggtggtatgcagggtggtatgctgggtggtatgctgggtggtatgcagggtggtatgctgctggcctaattaaataaaggttaaatagaaaAAATTGCATGTCAATATCAGACTGGGTAGAATTTAAGTTTGAGGTCTCCCGCTATCTGCATAATATCTCATTGATATGTTAATTCAACCAACCAATAGGAATACATGAACATGAAATACATATTTCTACAGTGtcaagtggaaacataaccaaccgtGTTACACTAGCTGGGCTGTTGACTGAGAAAGAGCTGTGATTGTTTGGTGTTGCTATGAGGTGACGCATTGTTTGCCAGTTTCACGGCTACTTAATCATGACCTGAAGCCATGTCCTAGTCAGCACGTTATAGACACCATTCAGACCCTATGACACTGTTCTAACACTGCTGGTTGCTATATAATTATATAATTGCCTACTTCTCACAGTAAGGTAGAGGGGAGTGACCGTTATTGTCTATTGTTGTAACCGTTGAGCTTGTCTATCAAACATTGAATATTTCAATTGATGTAGATTACTGTAAAGTACTTTgtgggggcagggtagcctaggggttaaggCATTGGACTAGGAACCGTAGCTAggaatcccccagctgacaaagtacaaatctgtctttctgcccctgaacaaagcagttaacacgctgttcctaggccgtcattgaaattaagaatttgtcctgaattgacatgcctagttaaataaaggtaaaatttaaaaacTTTGTGTTCTTGTTGAGGGCTacataaatcacattttattgataAAAGTATTGCTTGATTGACCAATCCTTGAGCTCCCAGCATGTGGCTGATGTTCTGTGTTCCACTGCCAGGGGCGGCTAATGAGAACGGTAAGGTTGCGGAGGACAGTGAGACCATCCCAGATCACACAGTGACCGTAGCAGCCACAGGAGGGGAGGCCCAGTCTGCTCCGGCTGCAGCCCAAGCCGAGGCTCCTGCAGACACCACAGACCCAGCCCCTGCAGCGGAGACCCCTGCCCAGAGTGAGACCCAGCCTGCAGCCGATGCTCCTGCAGCAGCCACTTCCCCCGAGCAGCCAGCCAGCTCTCCAGAGCCTCCCCCTGCAACCCAGGACCCAGGTACGTACtgtaggcacagacagacagtcagaggctgtgtttacacaggcagcccaattgtcatatttttccactaattggtattttgatcaACCTgatcagctcttttgccaataattgggcaaaatatcagaattggactTCTTCTGTAAACGCAGCCAAAGTGGCCTGTTCAAAACCAACATGATCATGTTCCTCTATTTCCAATGCAAATCACACCTTTCTGCTGGCCTCATATCTGCTCACGGCACACAGGAGGCCTGTTTCAGGATGGACATGGATCAGTTGTGAATGCGTGACAGTTTTGATAAGGATGTAATACCTGTTTGTTCAAGCAGCTGTAAAAACACATTAGGATAGTTTCACCAGACACAGATAAAGCCTAGTCctttacaacaaaaaaacacatgatCTCAGTTGAAGTAGCTTTTTAGTCAGAGACTTTAGGCTTTAACCTGTCTGACTGGAAATACGTCCCTTACAGTATTAATCCAACAACAAGGTGTAATGACCCTCTCTATTGTCCCATTGACAAGACCAAGTACACAATGTTAATGTACTGCCAATGATCAACAGTAACCTGATAAGTGTTCCACTTAGCCTACTGTAATCCTCAGTGACCCCCTGAACACAGCTAGCTAGGAGCCCAGGTGAATATTCATCTATGTAGACTTTTCCCCTGTTCGGCTGTCTCATTACCCTGACTGTTACCAGGGTTATGGATAGGTCTGTTACCACGGTTATGGATAGGTCTGTTACCAGGGTTATGGATAGGTCTGTtgccagggttagggataggtctgttgccagggttagggataggtc encodes:
- the LOC139403944 gene encoding uncharacterized protein, coding for MGCSTSTQTTAQDTTRQPSSKPEESNGTSTTGAANENGKVAEDSETIPDHTVTVAATGGEAQSAPAAAQAEAPADTTDPAPAAETPAQSETQPAADAPAAATSPEQPASSPEPPPATQDPAEVTAEADTTATSP